A DNA window from Calliphora vicina chromosome 1, idCalVici1.1, whole genome shotgun sequence contains the following coding sequences:
- the pinta gene encoding retinol-binding protein pinta — MLLQNSNKISPCDCTNTNDPDKVHQKVQMLYQWLTDNPNINACTDFENLSFFLRSCKYDVDRTKKKLKCFYQMRAERTEWFSNRDPFLNEVQELLELGVFLPIDGVDVGQRKVVIVRTAVHDPKLHLQNNVFKVSKMILDILLKMEPENCARGIVAIFDMTGVQLGHALQLNPKMIKRSVESWQAYPCQPKLLEFVNTPMHVNLVLNTFRLFMTPKMRSRVVVQKKGCSVKCDHLPTDLGGTGPSYAELSLKWKRLVEENAQFFVEDDKFKSNLSVKK; from the exons ATGTTATTgcaaaactcaaataaaatttcGCCATGCGATTGTACGAACACCAATGATCCCGATAAAGTTCATCAGAAAGTTCAAATGCTTTATCAATGGTTGACTGATAATCCCAATATAAATGCCTGTacggattttgaaaatttatcgtTTTTCTTGCGGAGCTGCAAGTATGATGTCGATCGTACTAAAAAGAAGTTAAAATG TTTCTATCAAATGCGTGCCGAACGTACCGAATGGTTTTCAAATCGTGATCCATTTTTGAATGAAGTACAGGAACTACTCGAGCTGGGGGTATTTCTACCCATAGATGGCGTCGATGTTGGACAAAGAAAAGTTGTAATCGTGCGAACTGCCGTTCACGATCCCAAACTACATCTGCAAAACAATGTGTTCAAAGTAAGTAAAATGATATTGGACATATTGTTAAAAATGGAACCGGAGAATTGTGCCCGTGGCATTGTTGCCATATTCGATATGACGGGTGTCCAATTGGGTCATGCCTTGCAGTTAAATCCAAAAATGATAAAGCGTTCCGTAGAAAGTTGGCAAGCGTATCCATGTCAACCCAAACTTTTGGAATTCGTTAATACACCAATGCATGTTAATTTGGTCTTGAATACATTCCGCCTCTTTATGACTCCCAAGATGAGATCTCGTGTGGTAGTGCAGAAAAAGGGCTGCAGTGTTAAATGTGATCATTTACCAACAGATTTGGGTGGTACTGGACCATCATATGCCGAGTTGTCATTGAAGTGGAAACGATTGGTGGAAGAAAATGCTCAATTTTTTGTCGAAGATGATAAGTTCAAGAGTAATTTAAGTGTTAAGAAATAA